A genomic window from Pecten maximus chromosome 2, xPecMax1.1, whole genome shotgun sequence includes:
- the LOC117322418 gene encoding uncharacterized protein LOC117322418: MKIQTIRQINSITVILLIAISVYSEAAFTRSLCENRCESSTPHLQTLRDVWHKMSKRIGKQDMSFEAFVTSLVAASERYPWLQPVRGDLLGMIAKYQDCVKACEHQHSKRTSERASDSYVRPAICLTKDFCL; this comes from the exons ATGAAAATCCAAACGATACGACAGATTAACAGTATTACTGTCATCCTACTTATAGCCATAAGTGTCTACAGCGAGGCCGCATTCACTCGCTCCTTGTGTGAAAACAGATGCGAGTCGTCAACACCACACCTACAAACACTTCGAGATGTGtggcacaaaatgtcaaaaCGGATAGGCAAACAAG ATATGTCCTTTGAGGCGTTCGTGACGTCACTGGTGGCTGCATCGGAGCGGTATCCATGGCTGCAACCAGTCCGTGGAGACCTACTCGGCATGATAGCGAAATACCAGGACTGTGTTAAAGCTTGTGAACATCAGCACAGCAAGAGGACTTCCGAGAGGGCATCAGATTCATACGTACGACCGGCAATAT GTTTAACAAAGGACTTCTGTCTTTAG